A genomic stretch from Diprion similis isolate iyDipSimi1 chromosome 1, iyDipSimi1.1, whole genome shotgun sequence includes:
- the LOC124408835 gene encoding rap guanine nucleotide exchange factor 6-like isoform X9 produces the protein MTEYLDTHFVRALCRDPDRRTLQDLQIIYYGLLGLEALRPCRDSILRGLCKIVRYERHHANHVLYYTGELATSWYILLSGSVFIDGSMFLPRSSFGKRTGGSARRPNECFVLEPSEMIVIDYPEVHGGGGRIHRPPHPITDHRQVNLDFDDTFSQGLTGRPELMQKSNRSSHSSDTSSAYSGSDTMTSVQSSLDADEVDLSGLVESIVDSDEEEDLAESMDSLTVRDTIRDCLEKDPVDRTADDIDILLEFTQHLKAFTNMTLAVRRALCAVMVFAVVERAGMIVLNDGEELDSWSVLINGAVEVEHSNGQIEQLQMGDSFGVQPTKERLLHRGVMKTKCDDCQFVCVTQDDYCKIQSQGVENTKRHEENGRVILVTELRSASDGTGRKSHVVIRGTPERLMLQLIKETSTTDPTYVDDFLLTHRTFIDNPLLVANQLLEWFTEPQVRDRVTRVVLFWVNNHFTDFETDPAMMEFLETFEIGLEKEKMHGQLRLLNIACAAKARTRNVTLTRPSRDEVLHFSILGGYERNFGIFISKVDKRSKAEDVGLKRGDQILEVNRQSFEHVSHAKALEILRGSTHLSITVKSNLLAFKEMLQTPDNSPRPRGRVSKSEITRLQTDLRLSAHTDPLTPVNPINPLVCNVPLMTDTNISPCKDAKKEHKGFMTLAPKKKLQRALEKIRILPKNTINDGVHVDDPLGPPHTPPGTGLTQTSNLYHSRSNPDLTAMYYEDRAPDYPEHVLKVYKADQTCKYLLVNKETTAHEVVMLALREFGITDSSSNFSLTEVSVREGSMIRNRQLPDNLQNLAETIGLSSRYYLKTKGVSEILVADDQAPELIRESQVHFLHLNAVEVAIQLTLQDFSIFRKIESTEYVDDLFELRSRYGTPMLTDFAELVNREMFWVVTEICSEHNLVRRSKIIKQFIKIARQCKECKNFNSMFAIVSGLGHAAVGRLRATWEKLPTKYQRLFNDLEKLMDPSRNMSQYRQLIASEQTQPPIIPFYPVVKKDLTFIHLGNDSRVEGLINFEKLRMIAKEVRALTKMCSSQYDLQTMTDIGGQALSSAMVSMNQMNSANQGGQTATVKRRKKSTAAPNPKKMFEEAQMVRRVKAYLANMEVITDEERLHALSAECEPHAGAVAIAAAVPLAKRAMRHPSPTLSTTSSASSTSEGRKSIQGTKFGAASPQAQRKILALSDPHKTRPHQPKHCPPPLPIPGLALHAGGLEPSPGAPRRVGSATRVPMHERSHSDTPSGLPPPVDLSAESSSVTSLSNLQPLRKTLTSGSVTSSDSGHSTQLDSHSGSSVEAGGSPPPSQRRHSAMQDDEDAQVSAV, from the exons ATCGACTACCCCGAAGTACACGGTGGAGGCGGCAGAATCCACAGACCGCCGCATCCAATCACCGACCATCGCCAAGTCAACTTGGACTTCGATGATAcg TTTTCGCAGGGCCTGACTGGCAGGCCAGAATTAATGCAAAAGTCAAACAGAAGCAGCCATTCCAGTGATACGAGCTCTGCTTACAGCGGCTCTGACACAATGACGTCCGTTCAAAGCTCCTTGGATGCCGACGAGGTCGATCTGTCTGGACTTGTCGAGTCCATAGTAGACAGCGACGAGGAAGAAGACCTTGCCGAAAGCATGGAT AGCCTGACTGTCCGTGACACGATAAGAGACTGTTTGGAGAAAGATCCTGTGGACCGAACTGCGGATGACATAGACATACTTCTGGAATTTACCCAACACTTGAAAGCCTTTACGAATATGACCTTAGCTGTGCGAAGAGCATTGTGTGCCGTAATGGTGTTCGCCGTCGTCGAGAGAGCTGGAATGATCGTTCTGAACGATGGTGAAGAATTGGACAGCTGGAGCGTGCTAATAAATGGAGCAGTTGAAGTTGAGCACAGTAATGGCCAAATCGAGCAGCTCCAGATGGGGGACAGTTTTGGTGTTCAACCAACTAAAGAGCGCCTCTTGCATCGAGGGGTAATGAAAACGAA GTGTGATGATTGTCAGTTTGTGTGCGTAACGCAGGACGATTACTGCAAAATCCAGAGTCAGGGTGTCGAGAATACAAAACGGCACGAAGAAAATGGTCGAGTAATATTAGTCACCGAATTACGAAGCGCGTCAGATGGAACCGGGCGTAAGAGTCACGTCGTTATTCGTGGGACTCCGGAACGTTTGATGCTACAATTAATAAAAGAAACTAGCACTACAGATCCCACCTACGTTGACGATTTTTTGTTGACGCATAGAACTTTTATTGACAATCCACTGTTGGTAGCTAATCAACTTTTAGAATGGTTCACTGAACCACAAGTGAGGGATCGTGTAACGAGAGTTGTGTTATTTTGGGTGAATAACCATTTCACGGATTTTGAAACTGACCCAGCAATGATGGAGTTTCTGGAGACGTTTGAGATCggattggaaaaagaaaagatgcaCGGCCAGTTGAG ATTGCTGAATATTGCGTGTGCGGCAAAAGCGAGAACGCGAAATGTTACATTGACAAGACCGAGCAGAGACGAAGTCCTGCATTTCAGCATACTCGGTGGTTATGAgagaaattttggaattttcatCTCTAAAGTTGACAAACGATCAAAGGCTGAAGACGTCGGACTGAAGAGAGGGGATCAAATTCTTGAAGTAAACAGACAAAGCTTCGAGCACGTCAGTCACGCAAAAGCCCTTGAAATTCTCAGAGGATCAACGCATCTTAGTATTACAGTAAAGTCCAATCTTCTTG CATTCAAGGAAATGCTACAGACACCCGACAACTCACCGAGACCAAGGGGAAGGGTGAGCAAATCGGAAATTACGAGATTACAAACCGACCTCAGATTATCGGCGCATACGGATCCATTAACACCAGTAAATCCCATTAATCCTTTGGTCTGCAACGTACCGTTAATGACCGACACTAACATCTCGCCGTGTAAAGACGCTAAGAAGGAACACAAGGGTTTCATGACGCTAGCGCCGAAAAAGAAGCTGCAAAGGGCACTGGAGAAGATAAGAATATTGCCAAAGAATACTATCAA CGATGGCGTACACGTTGATGACCCACTAGGGCCCCCCCATACCCCACCAGGTACGGGACTCACCCAAACTTCGAACCTCTATCATTCCAGAAGCAACCCAGACCTCACTGCGATGTATTACGAAGATCGTGCACCAGATTATCCTGAACACGTTCTCAAGGTTTACAAAGCTGACCAgacttgtaaatatttattagtaAACAAAGAGACGACAGCCCATGAG GTTGTAATGCTGGCTCTGCGAGAATTTGGTATAACGGATAGCAGTTCGAATTTTTCACTGACAGAGGTGAGCGTCAGGGAAGGCAGTATGATAAGGAATCGTCAGTTGCCTGATAATCTGCAAAATCTAGCAGAAACTATAGGTCTTAGTTCTCGTTACTACCTAAAAACAAAGGGTGTATCCGAGATTCTCGTTGCCGATGATCAGGCGCCCGAACTTATCCGCGAATCGCAAGTTCACTTTCTTCATCTAAATGCTGTTGAAGTTGCGATTCAGTTGACGCTGCAAGATTTCAGCATATTTAG GAAAATCGAGTCGACCGAATATGTCGATGATTTATTTGAGCTGAGGAGTAGGTATGGCACGCCAATGCTCACGGACTTTGCCGAGCTCGTCAATAGAGAAATGTTCTGGGTTGTGACAGAAATTTGTTCGGAGCACAATCTTGTCAGACGAAGCAAAATCATTAaacaatttatcaaaattgctC GGCAATGTAAAgaatgcaaaaatttcaactcaatGTTCGCAATCGTTTCTGGATTGGGTCATGCGGCTGTTGGTCGTCTTCGAGCAACGTGGGAGAAACTGCCTACTAAATATCAAAGGTTATTCAATGATCTGGAAAAGCTCATGGATCCGAGTCGAAACATGAGCCAGTACAGGCAGCTGATAGCATCGGAACAAACTCAACCGCCTATC aTTCCTTTTTACCCGGTTGTTAAGAAAGACTTGACTTTTATTCATCTGGGTAATGACTCCAGGGTTGAAGGGCtaatcaattttgaaaagctcAGAATGATTGCCAAGGAGGTACGAGCACTAACGAAAATGTGCTCCTCGCAGTACGATTTACAAACCATGACAGACATCGGAGGACAAGCATTGAGTTCAGCAATGGTATCGATGAATCAAATGAACTCCGCGAATCAAG GGGGACAAACGGCAACCGTGAAGAGACGGAAGAAGTCAACGGCAGCCCCGAATCccaaaaaaatgttcgaaGAGGCTCAGATGGTTCGCAGAGTAAAAGCTTACCTAGCCAACATGGAAGTGATTACAGATGAAGAGCGTTTACACGCGCTTTCCGCCGAGTGCGAACCCCACGCAGGTGCGGTGGCGATTGCTGCAGCCGTGCCGTTGGCCAAAAGAGCTATGAGACACCCGTCACCCACGCTCTCGACAACGAGCAGCGCAAGTAGTACAAGCGAAGGTCGGAAAAGCATACAAG GCACCAAATTTGGGGCAGCATCGCCGCAAGCACAGAGAAAAATACTTGCTTTGTCGGACCCACATAAGACGAGACCGCACCAACCAAAACACTGCCCACCTCCACTTCCTATACCTGGCCTAGCTCTGCATGCAGGTGGCTTAGAACCCAGTCCCGGAGCACCGAGAAGAGTCGGATCAGCGACGAGGGTTCCGATGCACGAGAGATCGCATAGCGATACACCTTCTGGACTGCCGCCTCCTGTTGATCTGAGTGCAGAAAGCAGCAGTGTTACTAGTCTGAGTAACCTGCAACCGCTGAGAAAAACACTAACGAGTG GTTCTGTGACAAGCAGTGACAGTGGTCACAGTACTCAATTGGACAGTCACAGTGGCAGCAGTGTTGAAGCCGGTGGCAGCCCGCCTCCTTCGCAGAGACGACACTCAGCTATGCAAG ATGACGAGGATGCTCAAGTTTCGGCGGTGTAA
- the LOC124408835 gene encoding rap guanine nucleotide exchange factor 6-like isoform X2, which produces MTEYLDTHFVRALCRDPDRRTLQDLQIIYYGLLGLEALRPCRDSILRGLCKIVRYERHHANHVLYYTGELATSWYILLSGSVFIDGSMFLPRSSFGKRTGGSARRPNECFVLEPSEMIVIDYPEVHGGGGRIHRPPHPITDHRQVNLDFDDTFSQGLTGRPELMQKSNRSSHSSDTSSAYSGSDTMTSVQSSLDADEVDLSGLVESIVDSDEEEDLAESMDSLTVRDTIRDCLEKDPVDRTADDIDILLEFTQHLKAFTNMTLAVRRALCAVMVFAVVERAGMIVLNDGEELDSWSVLINGAVEVEHSNGQIEQLQMGDSFGVQPTKERLLHRGVMKTKCDDCQFVCVTQDDYCKIQSQGVENTKRHEENGRVILVTELRSASDGTGRKSHVVIRGTPERLMLQLIKETSTTDPTYVDDFLLTHRTFIDNPLLVANQLLEWFTEPQVRDRVTRVVLFWVNNHFTDFETDPAMMEFLETFEIGLEKEKMHGQLRLLNIACAAKARTRNVTLTRPSRDEVLHFSILGGYERNFGIFISKVDKRSKAEDVGLKRGDQILEVNRQSFEHVSHAKALEILRGSTHLSITVKSNLLAFKEMLQTPDNSPRPRGRVSKSEITRLQTDLRLSAHTDPLTPVNPINPLVCNVPLMTDTNISPCKDAKKEHKGFMTLAPKKKLQRALEKIRILPKNTINDGVHVDDPLGPPHTPPGTGLTQTSNLYHSRSNPDLTAMYYEDRAPDYPEHVLKVYKADQTCKYLLVNKETTAHEVVMLALREFGITDSSSNFSLTEVSVREGSMIRNRQLPDNLQNLAETIGLSSRYYLKTKGVSEILVADDQAPELIRESQVHFLHLNAVEVAIQLTLQDFSIFRKIESTEYVDDLFELRSRYGTPMLTDFAELVNREMFWVVTEICSEHNLVRRSKIIKQFIKIARQCKECKNFNSMFAIVSGLGHAAVGRLRATWEKLPTKYQRLFNDLEKLMDPSRNMSQYRQLIASEQTQPPIIPFYPVVKKDLTFIHLGNDSRVEGLINFEKLRMIAKEVRALTKMCSSQYDLQTMTDIGGQALSSAMVSMNQMNSANQGGQTATVKRRKKSTAAPNPKKMFEEAQMVRRVKAYLANMEVITDEERLHALSAECEPHAGAVAIAAAVPLAKRAMRHPSPTLSTTSSASSTSEGRKSIQGTKFGAASPQAQRKILALSDPHKTRPHQPKHCPPPLPIPGLALHAGGLEPSPGAPRRVGSATRVPMHERSHSDTPSGLPPPVDLSAESSSVTSLSNLQPLRKTLTSGSVTSSDSGHSTQLDSHSGSSVEAGGSPPPSQRRHSAMQGSVMRGGLPPFPHAVAVLPPLPATYNHYYHHPQPPQGIGVGVGLPPGGMMMRGGPTRQPPAYKVAAQMARLHRLGRAHSHEGVTYHTDHDDDDEDAQVSAV; this is translated from the exons ATCGACTACCCCGAAGTACACGGTGGAGGCGGCAGAATCCACAGACCGCCGCATCCAATCACCGACCATCGCCAAGTCAACTTGGACTTCGATGATAcg TTTTCGCAGGGCCTGACTGGCAGGCCAGAATTAATGCAAAAGTCAAACAGAAGCAGCCATTCCAGTGATACGAGCTCTGCTTACAGCGGCTCTGACACAATGACGTCCGTTCAAAGCTCCTTGGATGCCGACGAGGTCGATCTGTCTGGACTTGTCGAGTCCATAGTAGACAGCGACGAGGAAGAAGACCTTGCCGAAAGCATGGAT AGCCTGACTGTCCGTGACACGATAAGAGACTGTTTGGAGAAAGATCCTGTGGACCGAACTGCGGATGACATAGACATACTTCTGGAATTTACCCAACACTTGAAAGCCTTTACGAATATGACCTTAGCTGTGCGAAGAGCATTGTGTGCCGTAATGGTGTTCGCCGTCGTCGAGAGAGCTGGAATGATCGTTCTGAACGATGGTGAAGAATTGGACAGCTGGAGCGTGCTAATAAATGGAGCAGTTGAAGTTGAGCACAGTAATGGCCAAATCGAGCAGCTCCAGATGGGGGACAGTTTTGGTGTTCAACCAACTAAAGAGCGCCTCTTGCATCGAGGGGTAATGAAAACGAA GTGTGATGATTGTCAGTTTGTGTGCGTAACGCAGGACGATTACTGCAAAATCCAGAGTCAGGGTGTCGAGAATACAAAACGGCACGAAGAAAATGGTCGAGTAATATTAGTCACCGAATTACGAAGCGCGTCAGATGGAACCGGGCGTAAGAGTCACGTCGTTATTCGTGGGACTCCGGAACGTTTGATGCTACAATTAATAAAAGAAACTAGCACTACAGATCCCACCTACGTTGACGATTTTTTGTTGACGCATAGAACTTTTATTGACAATCCACTGTTGGTAGCTAATCAACTTTTAGAATGGTTCACTGAACCACAAGTGAGGGATCGTGTAACGAGAGTTGTGTTATTTTGGGTGAATAACCATTTCACGGATTTTGAAACTGACCCAGCAATGATGGAGTTTCTGGAGACGTTTGAGATCggattggaaaaagaaaagatgcaCGGCCAGTTGAG ATTGCTGAATATTGCGTGTGCGGCAAAAGCGAGAACGCGAAATGTTACATTGACAAGACCGAGCAGAGACGAAGTCCTGCATTTCAGCATACTCGGTGGTTATGAgagaaattttggaattttcatCTCTAAAGTTGACAAACGATCAAAGGCTGAAGACGTCGGACTGAAGAGAGGGGATCAAATTCTTGAAGTAAACAGACAAAGCTTCGAGCACGTCAGTCACGCAAAAGCCCTTGAAATTCTCAGAGGATCAACGCATCTTAGTATTACAGTAAAGTCCAATCTTCTTG CATTCAAGGAAATGCTACAGACACCCGACAACTCACCGAGACCAAGGGGAAGGGTGAGCAAATCGGAAATTACGAGATTACAAACCGACCTCAGATTATCGGCGCATACGGATCCATTAACACCAGTAAATCCCATTAATCCTTTGGTCTGCAACGTACCGTTAATGACCGACACTAACATCTCGCCGTGTAAAGACGCTAAGAAGGAACACAAGGGTTTCATGACGCTAGCGCCGAAAAAGAAGCTGCAAAGGGCACTGGAGAAGATAAGAATATTGCCAAAGAATACTATCAA CGATGGCGTACACGTTGATGACCCACTAGGGCCCCCCCATACCCCACCAGGTACGGGACTCACCCAAACTTCGAACCTCTATCATTCCAGAAGCAACCCAGACCTCACTGCGATGTATTACGAAGATCGTGCACCAGATTATCCTGAACACGTTCTCAAGGTTTACAAAGCTGACCAgacttgtaaatatttattagtaAACAAAGAGACGACAGCCCATGAG GTTGTAATGCTGGCTCTGCGAGAATTTGGTATAACGGATAGCAGTTCGAATTTTTCACTGACAGAGGTGAGCGTCAGGGAAGGCAGTATGATAAGGAATCGTCAGTTGCCTGATAATCTGCAAAATCTAGCAGAAACTATAGGTCTTAGTTCTCGTTACTACCTAAAAACAAAGGGTGTATCCGAGATTCTCGTTGCCGATGATCAGGCGCCCGAACTTATCCGCGAATCGCAAGTTCACTTTCTTCATCTAAATGCTGTTGAAGTTGCGATTCAGTTGACGCTGCAAGATTTCAGCATATTTAG GAAAATCGAGTCGACCGAATATGTCGATGATTTATTTGAGCTGAGGAGTAGGTATGGCACGCCAATGCTCACGGACTTTGCCGAGCTCGTCAATAGAGAAATGTTCTGGGTTGTGACAGAAATTTGTTCGGAGCACAATCTTGTCAGACGAAGCAAAATCATTAaacaatttatcaaaattgctC GGCAATGTAAAgaatgcaaaaatttcaactcaatGTTCGCAATCGTTTCTGGATTGGGTCATGCGGCTGTTGGTCGTCTTCGAGCAACGTGGGAGAAACTGCCTACTAAATATCAAAGGTTATTCAATGATCTGGAAAAGCTCATGGATCCGAGTCGAAACATGAGCCAGTACAGGCAGCTGATAGCATCGGAACAAACTCAACCGCCTATC aTTCCTTTTTACCCGGTTGTTAAGAAAGACTTGACTTTTATTCATCTGGGTAATGACTCCAGGGTTGAAGGGCtaatcaattttgaaaagctcAGAATGATTGCCAAGGAGGTACGAGCACTAACGAAAATGTGCTCCTCGCAGTACGATTTACAAACCATGACAGACATCGGAGGACAAGCATTGAGTTCAGCAATGGTATCGATGAATCAAATGAACTCCGCGAATCAAG GGGGACAAACGGCAACCGTGAAGAGACGGAAGAAGTCAACGGCAGCCCCGAATCccaaaaaaatgttcgaaGAGGCTCAGATGGTTCGCAGAGTAAAAGCTTACCTAGCCAACATGGAAGTGATTACAGATGAAGAGCGTTTACACGCGCTTTCCGCCGAGTGCGAACCCCACGCAGGTGCGGTGGCGATTGCTGCAGCCGTGCCGTTGGCCAAAAGAGCTATGAGACACCCGTCACCCACGCTCTCGACAACGAGCAGCGCAAGTAGTACAAGCGAAGGTCGGAAAAGCATACAAG GCACCAAATTTGGGGCAGCATCGCCGCAAGCACAGAGAAAAATACTTGCTTTGTCGGACCCACATAAGACGAGACCGCACCAACCAAAACACTGCCCACCTCCACTTCCTATACCTGGCCTAGCTCTGCATGCAGGTGGCTTAGAACCCAGTCCCGGAGCACCGAGAAGAGTCGGATCAGCGACGAGGGTTCCGATGCACGAGAGATCGCATAGCGATACACCTTCTGGACTGCCGCCTCCTGTTGATCTGAGTGCAGAAAGCAGCAGTGTTACTAGTCTGAGTAACCTGCAACCGCTGAGAAAAACACTAACGAGTG GTTCTGTGACAAGCAGTGACAGTGGTCACAGTACTCAATTGGACAGTCACAGTGGCAGCAGTGTTGAAGCCGGTGGCAGCCCGCCTCCTTCGCAGAGACGACACTCAGCTATGCAAG GGTCTGTAATGAGGGGGGGACTACCTCCGTTCCCACACGCAGTCGCTGTGCTGCCTCCACTTCCTGCCACCTACAACCACTACTATCACCACCCCCAACCTCCTCAAG GTATAGGAGTTGGTGTTGGCTTGCCTCCTGGAGGAATGATGATGCGAGGTGGCCCAACCCGCCAACCACCTGCCTATAAAGTAGCAGCGCAGATGGCTAGGCTCCACAGATTGGGCAGAGCCCATAGCCACGAGGGGGTCACGTATCACACCGACCACGATGATG ATGACGAGGATGCTCAAGTTTCGGCGGTGTAA